Genomic segment of bacterium:
AATGCGACGGTCAACCACGCCTTCTGGGATTACGCGGATCACGGCCCAGCCATAGACCGATGCTGACCAGTAGCAGCCGTCGGCATCGACACAGGCTCCATCCGGCTTGCCAGGCAGATTCGAATAGTCGAGGAAAACCCGCTCGGTGGTTGCCTCCCCGGTGTCAGAGTCGTAGTCGAATACCAGAACACGGTCGGTGGGGGTATCGGCGAAGTACATGCGCCGGCGCTCAGGGTCGAATGCCAATCCGTTGGTGACCCCGATATCTGAACGCAGGGTTGTGGCATCACCGTTGGGATCAACGCGGTAAAGGGTTCCTGTCCACTCCCCAGCACTGGTGTCGGCGTACATCGAGCCGACTACGTACCGGCCGCCAGGGTCACAACGGCCGTCGTTGAGCCGATTGCCGGTACCTGCCTTTTCGAGCCGACGCCAACCAACGGTTTCGCCGGTTGCCCAATTGAGGACAACCAATTCGTGCTCGCTGGCCACCAGCAACCGGTTGGGATCGGTGGTGAGAACGAATGATCCAGGACGTCCGGGAAGTGCCTTCGACATGGTGGCACCAGAGGATGGGTCCAATCGATGGATGGCACGGCCATCGATGTCGGCCCAGTACAACGCCTGAACGCGTTCACTCCACACCGGGCACTCTCCTAAGGCCGCGGGAGCGTGACCGACAGCCTCAATCATGGCCATTGAGCCCTCCGACGTTGACAGCTTGACGACGTATTCATATCCTCCGATCAGTTTGACCAGCAAAGCCGGAGCAACCGTGAAGGGATTCGACCCCAAATTCAGCGATCCACCCGACTACATCCTTGGCATCACCAAGGAGATTTGGGAGGACCGCGGCGTGGACGCCCTCCATCGCTATTACGCGCCCAAGGTGATCGTCCGCTCACCGGATGGTGTGGTGGTCGGAAACGAGGAAGTCATCAGCGCCA
This window contains:
- a CDS encoding SMP-30/gluconolactonase/LRE family protein; the encoded protein is MAMIEAVGHAPAALGECPVWSERVQALYWADIDGRAIHRLDPSSGATMSKALPGRPGSFVLTTDPNRLLVASEHELVVLNWATGETVGWRRLEKAGTGNRLNDGRCDPGGRYVVGSMYADTSAGEWTGTLYRVDPNGDATTLRSDIGVTNGLAFDPERRRMYFADTPTDRVLVFDYDSDTGEATTERVFLDYSNLPGKPDGACVDADGCYWSASVYGWAVIRVIPEGVVDRRIELPVQKPSMPAFGGSDLSTLFVTTIGAGGTVPSEPGRDGFQPGELLALDVGVQGRPEPIFPWIDP